TATGTACACTGTGTACCGTGAGAGATGAGCCTCCTAACCCATCAATGTAGTTTTTTTTAATGCTGGAAAATGCAGATGGAAATCCCATCAACAATGGGAGGAGTTTGACAGAAGGGTCAAAGTGACTCTTGTTGTCCAACCTGGAGATGTCACAGGCAGTGGCACCGAGAACACAGTTGCCCATTCAGATGCCCTGTCTCTGAGCCGTCCTGCCCGCTCCCAGCACAACGCAGTGTCGTGTGCACCCTTCACTCCTACATACTGGATATACAGAATGGCTGCTGGTTCTGGACCATCTTTCCTGCGTTGGATCCTTGTCCTCCTAACAGTCTCAGGCAAGGACATTTAATCTAAAACACTACAAATAATTGGAGGTTAGGCTATTGAGGGATTGGGTACATTGATGTAGTTTAAATTGAATGTCCTCATAATTGGACTTAAACACCACAGAAAGGACAGCTCACTCTTTGTGCCTTTGTTCACCTCTAAATGGTGACAAGCTCTCCAATGGCTTTGTTCTAGACATGTAGGTTGGAAGTGATGGTGTTTGCTGTCTGTAGCTACATTGACTAGGCCTAACTATTCAACAAGACATGGACGTTTTTGTACAATTAGGCTGTGTGTTAAGATGCTACTCTGAGTTCTTTAGCATTGCTGTGTATTAGCTTGTATTCCCACCAACATAGGCCTAACccacagtgccttcgggaaagtactcaagaccccttgacctttcccacgttttgtttaatccattttagaatgaggctgtaacgtaaaaaaatgtgggaaaagtcaaggggtctgaatactttcccgaatgcactttATATACTATTTAGAAGACTACCCTACTTTTACTTTAATTATAGCAACCGAGTTGAGGGGCCTACCAAGAAAGCTACAAAATATAGCCTTTTGACCATAACGTCAGGCGACTATTGTGAAAGCTTTGTAGTCGACCTCAGGATGTTGACAACGTGTGTATGGAACTCCGGAACAAGGAAATAGCCTTGTCAAACCTGTGTTTCTTTCCCCCACTCAACAGCCAGGTGTTCGGTGTTGGCGTTCAAGGTGATGGAAGGTGCTACTGCGACATTGTCCTGTCAATATTCAGTGGGCCGTTTGGGTTTGAGCGGTGTGTGTTGGGGCCGAGAATGTGGCACGTTCTGGTGCAATAACATTCTTGTGCAGACAGACGAACATGGGGTCATCTCCAAGGTTTCggacagatacagaatgacaggTGATGTCCTCGCGGGAGAAATGGACCTTGGAATTCTCGACGTCAAGCAGACGGACAGCGGGCCATACTGTTGCAGAGTGGACATAGACGGCATTTTCAACGACAAAAAAGTAATCCAAAACTTGAGGGTCATGAAAGGTAATTTACGTCCCTATTTAAAATTCTTGGGCAAAAATGGGGATCGATGGACTTTCTAGTTTTCATTTGCTTTGTACAGCAGACTTACATTGTGAACTCAGAACTTTAGACCTAAAATGCAATTGACTCTTCTAATCCGTCTATTATaaatttttgtttttttgtttttagctGCTCCAGTAACCATTATGTCAACAACCACAGAAGCTAACCCTGCCACAGGTGAGTatattgtaaaaataaaataaaaataataataataatgtgatccaggtgtgtgtgtgtgtgtgtgtgtgtgtgtgtgtgtgtgtgtgtgtgtgtgtgtgtgtgtgtgtgtgtgtgtgtgtgtgtgtgtgtgtgtgtgtgtgtgtgtgtgtgtgtgtgtgtgtgtgtgtgtgtgtgtgtgatgcatatTCCTTATCAGAGATGATATTAAAATTAATATTATTTCTGCGTTGATAATGacggtggtaatgatgatgactCATGTGTGGTTAGTTGAAATTGAGAAATCCTTACGAGATggggaagaggaaagagaaagagtcaTTTAAAGACCGGGAGGACGGGAAAATGGCGGAGGCAGATGTTCTGTTTGAATCAGATGgcgtggagaggagagtgacaaGATCTGGATCACAGTGGAGAATGCAAAAGGAAATAAGAGAATTAAAGTGGAATCTATTAAATCAAAACCAGGTTTGGAGTCTTTTTTTGGTTGGAATAAGGGTTTTGGATCCATGTTGTTCCCTGAGAGATCCGGTTGAAGTTGAAATCGTGGATGTGTTGGATGAGGTAGCGTCAATAAGAATAACAAGAAGTGGGCTTATTTCGTTGTTTCTTTTGGCGTTTCCATGGAACAGAAGGAGCGTGCTTCGCAACTCAAGAAGATGTCCGATTGGAATGTGTCGTGTGTGGAACCTCGAAGCAGGGCGCTTATCAAGGGTGTTATCGCTGGGGTGGGGCTAGAAGTAAATGCAAAGGATATACGTGACAAACTGGATCAACTGGTTGGTGCACACCTGCTGACCCACATGttggatggagtgaggaagaCCACTCCATCCATTCTATTGTTTTTTTGACGAAGAGTCTCTTCCTTCTCACATGTATTTGGGTCATACGAGATTACCTGTGAGAGCCTTCGTACCCAAACACATGCATGTGTGATGAATGTAAATGACTCGGCCATGTGCCAAGTGTATATGCAGACAGGAGGAGTATTTTAATGCCAGCTGAGCCTAAACACTGCAATTGTGGCGGGGAGCATGCATGTGAATTCCTGAAGTACCCTGTTAGGCTGAAGGAGACAGAGGTGGCAATAATAAGGGCTGTCCAGCAATTCTCCTATTCAGAGGCGGTGAGAAGAGTGGAAGAAAGGAGGGATGTTGAAGAAGTAACGGTAGCAGGAGGAGAGACACCTTGATACTATTCCTTCTCAACAGATGGATCCCGATGTGTTGCATGTTCGGAAGGTGGACTTTATAGCTGTTTATTACTGTGGCTGTCAACTGCACAGCACAAACGGAGAGGAAAGTGGAAACACAGAGGAAGCAGGTGTCGTCTGCGATTACAttccaaagaagaagaaggtgCGATGGGAAAGAAAACTGCCGACTTAAACATTTACCCCTCATTCACACATCAGTGGTACAACGTCAATTATTAAACTACTTTGCCTTCCACAGTTCCAGGATGTGGTTATTCATCAAAGGGAGTAATATGTGCTAACCATTGTGCCTTACAAACATTCACTTTCAAAATGACTATGAGGAGACCCCTTCTCAGAGAGAGTAGTCTCAGACCACAATTCTAACTCCTTTTCTAGGGCTGATTGATCACTGAAAGAGCTTCATCTCAAACATAACCTTGATGAAACAGGGTGTGCTGTCTGGCTGTGCAGTGTTATCTTGAATCCCATTGTGCAAGTGCAGCAGACCTCATAGGAAACCACAAACTAGCGTTGAAATGACAGCTCTCATTTCAAGAGCATCAAGCAGCAGTGGTTGATGATGTCATGATTTACTGAGAAGTGCTGGGGTAGAGATGACTTGTTTGTGCCATCATCATCGCCCATGTGTCATTTCTCCCTTTGTAGACCACTGGAAAGCTGTTGAGTCGTCACACATAGCCATTCCAAGACAGAACACCAGTGTTTTGCATTCTGTAACACTGGTGAGTAAACTGTATACCATAACACCACCGGCATATAATCACCCTTTACTCAGCGTTATGGAAGACTATGAGAGACAAAATAAGCCCCCATGTGTTTAACCCGctcgcttctctctctgtgctctggaACCAGGTGGATGACCCtttccccagcctctctctccagatcaACATCCcggtgctctccctctccctcagtctacTCCTACTCATAGTGGGGGCATTGGTCATACTGGGGTTCAAACGTATGTGCCACAAACTCACATCCTCTGTCGAAAAGCCCAGTGTGCCAATGATCACTTATTCAGACATCTTGCTGTGATGTGAAATGTTTGCCCATGTAAAAGTGCATTGCCGCTAACTAAGTAAGAGTAAGCGTTTCATTGAACCGTGTACAGTACGCTGTATGTATCCTCCTGTGCATATGACTAATAAACGTGGATTTGACTTTATGTTGATTTGAACTAATTATTTTCTTCTCGTGAGGGATGCACAGAAGAGCTCTAAAGGCAGGCTGGTAAGCAAACATGTGATAAGCGTAACAGACATGCAAACATATTGAACACAAAACATAAGCAATAATTGTCTTGGTAAATGTTTATGTTTTGTGTGCAATATGTTTTACATGTCTGGTATACTTATGTGTACAGGAATGTACTGCACTAGGTTACAGTTAAACCTGTCTATGATCAGCGTGTGATGATGTTTTGCAGCTTCCCTAGTTTGTCAGCCAAGGAGCCGCCCCACATCATCTATGAGATTCGCATGAGGATACCTGTGGAAGAGAACATCTGTACTCTGGATTAGGGAGGAGGgacctattcccgatatagtgcactacttttgaccaggactctggtcaaatgtagtgccaaatacagtatgtaggaaacagggtgccttttgggacgcaACCCACTGTGACAAACAGATATCAGACTGGCTGTCCTCACATCTTCATGTTAACTGACGTCCATGGGACTGATCACGATCGCCTGAAACCTGCCTCACAATGAACACCTATCTCAAAGGCTCTATTTTACAAACTGTCTGAATTTAGCCTCTTTCTAATAAAACATTGAGTAAACCCAACCAGTAATTTTGTTGATAATTAACATGGTGTTCAACGTTTAGAATTTCGAGAGGCTATACCCCCAAGAAAACAAAGAGCCTATTTTTTTCCTCTAGTGGATTCTCTTTGATAACAAAGGCACATGCAGAATGGATGTAGGGGGAAGGGATTGGTGCTGCATGCAAAATTCTCCTGTCAAATCATTTTTCATAGCCACGTATTTTAAGTTGAATCAATGGTCTCCTTTTAGgagttttatacatttttttgtgaGTCATGACAGTGGTATTAAAATCTTGATGACCATGATTTAGCATCAGCAGTCAGGACATggctaaatgtatatatatatatatatatatatatatatatatatatacagttgaagtcagaaatgtacattcacctcagccaaatacatttaaactcagtttttcacaattcctgacatctaatcctcataaaaattccctgtcttgggtcagttaggatcaccagtttattttaagaatgtgaaatttccaaacacctgaaggtaccacatctgtacaaacaatagtacgcaagtataaacaccatgggatcacgcagccgtcatacctctgaggaaggagacgcgttctgtctcctagagatgaacgtactttggtgcgaaaagtgcaaa
The sequence above is a segment of the Oncorhynchus gorbuscha isolate QuinsamMale2020 ecotype Even-year linkage group LG16, OgorEven_v1.0, whole genome shotgun sequence genome. Coding sequences within it:
- the LOC123998598 gene encoding hepatitis A virus cellular receptor 1 homolog, yielding MAAGSGPSFLRWILVLLTVSARCSVLAFKVMEGATATLSCQYSVGRLGLSGVCWGRECGTFWCNNILVQTDEHGVISKVSDRYRMTGDVLAGEMDLGILDVKQTDSGPYCCRVDIDGIFNDKKVIQNLRVMKAAPVTIMSTTTEANPATDHWKAVESSHIAIPRQNTSVLHSVTLVDDPFPSLSLQINIPVLSLSLSLLLLIVGALVILGFKRMCHKLTSSVEKPSVPMITYSDILL